One part of the Malus sylvestris chromosome 2, drMalSylv7.2, whole genome shotgun sequence genome encodes these proteins:
- the LOC126585709 gene encoding heavy metal-associated isoprenylated plant protein 4 isoform X2: protein MAEPVAKEKDEDERKDEKKVKEKDEDKTKDEKKVKEKDDGVINAVYKVNLHCKQCARDIKKPLMATQGVHNVEADMEKGEIKVKGVFDPTKIQKRLEKLSKKKVELISPKPQIKESTETEKKVVKETKEPISRTIVVKVHMHCDKCEQDLKKKLIKNKGIHNVKTDMKAQTLTVEGTIEPEKLISYLRKKVHKHAELVPSKPQKKEETKEKEKSSPKPPEKEEKKEKKEDKQEKKEETKEKEKSSPKPPEKEDKQEKKEDKKDGTEKSTESVTKVIEVKEQVNVVEVKTKESNTPYFIHYVYAPQTFSDENPNACFIM, encoded by the exons ATGGCAGAACCAGTAGCT AAGGAGAAAGACGAAGACGAAAGGAAAGATGAAAAGAAAGTGAAGGAGAAAGACGAAGACAAAACGAAAGATGAAAAGAAAGTGAAGGAGAAAGATGACGGAGTAATCAATGCTGTTTACAAAGTTAACCTCCACTGCAAGCAGTGTGCACGTGATATTAAGAAGCCTCTTATGGCTACCCAAG GGGTTCACAATGTAGAGGCTGATATGGAGAAAGGTGAAATAAAGGTAAAAGGAGTTTTCGACCCAACAAAAATTCAGAAACGGCTGGAGAAACTTAGTAAGAAAAAGGTCGAGTTAATATCACCCAAACCTCAGATCAAGGAAAGCACAGAAACAGAGAAAAAAGTAGTGAAGGAAACCAAAGAG CCAATTTCACGGACAATAGTGGTGAAGGTTCACATGCATTGCGACAAATGTGAGCAAGATTTGAAGAAGAAGTTAATAAagaacaaag GTATTCACAATGTAAAAACTGACATGAAAGCACAAACTCTAACAGTGGAAGGAACAATCGAGCCTGAAAAACTAATTTCGTATTTGCGCAAAAAGGTGCACAAACATGCAGAACTTGTGCCCTCGAAACcacagaaaaaggaagaaacaaaagagaaggagaagagtTCCCCAAAACCACCAGAGaaggaggaaaagaaagagaaaaaggaggataagcaagagaaaaaggaagaaacaaaagagaaggagaagagtTCCCCAAAACCACCAGAGAAGGAGGATAAGCAAGAGAAAAAGGAGGATAAGAAAGACGGTACTGAGAAATCTACTGAATCAGTTACCAAGGTTATAGAAGTTAAGGAACAGGTAAATGTGGTGGAGGTTAAAACTAAAGAGAGCAATACTCCGTATTTCATTCACTATGTTTATGCTCCACAAACGTTTAGCGATGAAAATCCAAATGCTTGTTTTATAATGTAA
- the LOC126585709 gene encoding heavy metal-associated isoprenylated plant protein 4 isoform X1: MAEPVAKEKDEDERKDEKKVKEKDEDERKDEKKVKEKDEDKTKDEKKVKEKDDGVINAVYKVNLHCKQCARDIKKPLMATQGVHNVEADMEKGEIKVKGVFDPTKIQKRLEKLSKKKVELISPKPQIKESTETEKKVVKETKEPISRTIVVKVHMHCDKCEQDLKKKLIKNKGIHNVKTDMKAQTLTVEGTIEPEKLISYLRKKVHKHAELVPSKPQKKEETKEKEKSSPKPPEKEEKKEKKEDKQEKKEETKEKEKSSPKPPEKEDKQEKKEDKKDGTEKSTESVTKVIEVKEQVNVVEVKTKESNTPYFIHYVYAPQTFSDENPNACFIM, from the exons ATGGCAGAACCAGTAGCTAAGGAGAAAGACGAAGACGAAAGGAAAGATGAAAAGAAAGTGAAGGAGAAAGACGAAGACGAAAGGAAAGATGAAAAGAAAGTGAAGGAGAAAGACGAAGACAAAACGAAAGATGAAAAGAAAGTGAAGGAGAAAGATGACGGAGTAATCAATGCTGTTTACAAAGTTAACCTCCACTGCAAGCAGTGTGCACGTGATATTAAGAAGCCTCTTATGGCTACCCAAG GGGTTCACAATGTAGAGGCTGATATGGAGAAAGGTGAAATAAAGGTAAAAGGAGTTTTCGACCCAACAAAAATTCAGAAACGGCTGGAGAAACTTAGTAAGAAAAAGGTCGAGTTAATATCACCCAAACCTCAGATCAAGGAAAGCACAGAAACAGAGAAAAAAGTAGTGAAGGAAACCAAAGAG CCAATTTCACGGACAATAGTGGTGAAGGTTCACATGCATTGCGACAAATGTGAGCAAGATTTGAAGAAGAAGTTAATAAagaacaaag GTATTCACAATGTAAAAACTGACATGAAAGCACAAACTCTAACAGTGGAAGGAACAATCGAGCCTGAAAAACTAATTTCGTATTTGCGCAAAAAGGTGCACAAACATGCAGAACTTGTGCCCTCGAAACcacagaaaaaggaagaaacaaaagagaaggagaagagtTCCCCAAAACCACCAGAGaaggaggaaaagaaagagaaaaaggaggataagcaagagaaaaaggaagaaacaaaagagaaggagaagagtTCCCCAAAACCACCAGAGAAGGAGGATAAGCAAGAGAAAAAGGAGGATAAGAAAGACGGTACTGAGAAATCTACTGAATCAGTTACCAAGGTTATAGAAGTTAAGGAACAGGTAAATGTGGTGGAGGTTAAAACTAAAGAGAGCAATACTCCGTATTTCATTCACTATGTTTATGCTCCACAAACGTTTAGCGATGAAAATCCAAATGCTTGTTTTATAATGTAA
- the LOC126610398 gene encoding AT-hook motif nuclear-localized protein 23-like yields the protein MAGLDLGSASRFVHQQLQLPDLHLQRPPDSEDDHTTPNRNNLFSSDHHQNDVDNDNPHHQGFDLVTPNPGSGDSGGRRSRGRPPGSRNKPKPPVIITRESANTLRAHILEVSSGCDVFDSVGTYARKRQRGICVLSGSGMVTNVSLRQPSAAGAVLTLHGRFEILSLTGSFLPPPAPPGATSLTIFLAGGQGQVVGGNVVGALIASGPVIVIASSFTNVAYERLPLEEEEQLQMQQTVPQSSGGGGGGDGSGGGGVSNPFPDPSSGLPFFNLPLNNMPHQLQVDSWGGNSAVRPPY from the coding sequence ATGGCTGGCTTAGACTTGGGTTCAGCATCTCGGTTTGTTCATCAGCAGCTCCAACTCCCTGATCTCCACCTCCAAAGACCGCCGGACTCCGAAGATGACCACACCACCCCCAACCGCAACAATCTTTTCTCCTCTGACCACCACCAAAATGATGTTGATAATGACAATCCTCATCATCAAGGGTTTGACCTGGTGACCCCAAATCCTGGTTCGGGTGATTCCGGCGGCCGACGCTCCAGAGGTCGGCCCCCAGGGTCTAGAAACAAGCCCAAACCCCCAGTGATCATAACTCGTGAGAGCGCAAACACCCTAAGAGCACATATTTTGGAGGTCAGCAGTGGCTGTGATGTGTTTGATTCCGTCGGCACTTATGCGAGGAAAAGGCAGCGAGGGATTTGTGTTTTGAGTGGGAGTGGTATGGTGACCAACGTGAGCTTGCGTCAACCGTCTGCGGCTGGCGCAGTTCTCACACTGCACGGCAGATTTGAGATTCTGTCATTAACAGGTTCATTTCTGCCGCCGCCTGCACCTCCTGGGGCCACCAGCCTCACAATATTTTTAGCTGGTGGTCAAGGCCAGGTTGTGGGTGGAAATGTTGTGGGAGCACTAATAGCATCTGGACCTGTTATTGTCATAGCCTCATCGTTTACCAACGTGGCTTATGAGAGATTGCCCTTGGAGGAAGAGGAGCAGCTGCAGATGCAGCAGACTGTGCCACAGTCCTCAGGTGGCGGAGGCGGTGGTGATGGCAGCGGTGGCGGAGGAGTAAGCAACCCCTTTCCAGATCCGTCTTCGGGGCTTCCCTTCTTTAACCTGCCACTCAATAACATGCCTCATCAGCTGCAGGTTGATAGTTGGGGAGGAAACTCTGCTGTGCGGCCGCCGTATTGA